TTACTGCCTCGGCCAAATTCGCTTTCAACCCAAATCCGACCGCCATGATGTTCCACAATTTCTTTACAAATCGGCAGCCCTAAGCCTGTGCCTTTGGGTTTGTCGGTGAGGGTGTCGCCTACCTGTTTGAATTTTTCAAACACCTTTGGCTCGTCTTCTTTGGCAATTCCCATGCCGGTGTCAATGATACTGACTGTAGTCTCTTGACCCGTCCGCCTAGCTCTACAGATAATATAACCTTCGTCTGTAAATTTAACTGCATTGGAAATGAGATTAATCGCAACTTGAATCACGCGATCGCGATCGCCAATAACTTCTGGTAATCCCGGTTCAATTTCCTGAATGAGTTCTAATTGTTTCTGTTCAAATAAAGCGGCGGTAGCTGCGATCGCCCGTTCTAGAAGTTCTTTAACAGACAGGGGATTCATCTGCCAATCCACCTTCCCAGCCTCCATCTTGGCAAGATCGAGGACATCGTTGATCAGGTTTTTCAGCCGCTCTCCTTCTTCCACGATAATGTTGATGTTATCTGACACTTGTTGAACTGAGCGCTGGACTTTCTTATTGTCTGTCGTTACTAAGGGGAATACGGTTTCTTCTAGTTTTTTCTTGATAAGCTTGGCAAATCCAATCACTGAAGTTAGAGGAGTCCGCAATTCGTGGGAAACAGTGGAAATAAAGTCCGTCTTCATTCGGTCTACTTCTTTAGCGAAGGTAATATCCCGGATCAGGATCACCCAGCCAATCAAAAGATTTTTTTCTTCTACAGTGGGGTCGGAGTCTTTGAGAATCGCAGCGGCAACAGCTTCGCCAATCCGTTGATGAGCTAATTCTACTTCAGAGGTAACAACTTCTTCAGTATTCCTCTTGGTCTGCGTTAAAAGGTCTACGAACGCCCTTGGAAGCACTGCTTGACAGTCTTGACCAACTAATTTGGCATCTTCCAAATCGAATAGGTGGAGCAAGGCAGGATTAACTTGGGTGATTTTACCTTCTGAGTCTACGACGAGCAAGGCATCTGCTAGGCTCTTAATGATGGCGTTTACACGGCCAAGGGCATCCTGCAATTGAGTCGAGGTGGCTGCTAATTGTTGAGCTTGGGTGCTGACAACCTGGACTTGTCTCTCGGTCTGGGCATATAACCGTGACTGCTTGATGGCAATCGCTAACTGGTCGGCAATTACTTGCAACAGTTCCACTTCACAGATTTGCCAACTCCAAGGACTGCTGCGAATGCAGGTTAAATAACTAGGGGTTTCATCGTCAGGAATCAATACGGGCAAAGCTACATAACTAATAATTCCCATTTGTAAATAGGCTGCTTGCACCGTTGCTGACAAATCAGGTGCCGTAACGACATCATTGCAACGCGCAATTTTGCCTTGCTCCAGATAAGCAGCTAAGTCACCAAGCGGTTCGAGACTCAATACTCCCAGCAAAGTCTGTTGATCTGGTTGCCTATGTTCGCAAACAACTTCTAAGCTATGGTCATCCTGATCATACCTGCCAAAAATCACCTGGTCTAAATGGAGGACACTAGCAATTTCATCAACCGTTGTTTGCAATGTGGTTTGCAGATCCAAAGACTCCCGAATGCGCCTGCTAAGGCGATTAAAAAGTGCCTCCTGCTCAGCACGGATGCGGGTACGCTCAAATGATAGGAGCCACTGCACAGCAATTAAAGTTGCTACAGCCAAGAGTATTGCGAACACAAAGACTAGATGGTTAAGAGAATTCAGTTTTCGCTCCAAATTAGATTTGGGAAGAACCAAGGCAATAGACCAGCCTGCTCTTTTGAGGTGGGCGTAGGCTACATAAACCTGCTGACCTTCAATTTCCACATTGTGTATATCTATTTTTTTGCACTTGTCAGTTTCTCTACCAATACCCTGTAAATAGGAGCTTGGTTTTTTCTGCGTTTTGTGAATCGATTTTTCACCGTATTCGTAGTCATAGGCAATGGGTGAGCCTTGAGAATCGAGGACAAATGCATAACTGCCTTCTTCCTCGGTTGCTTTAGCAAGAACCTTTGAAATCTGGTCTATAGAAATTGAACCCACCAGTATACCAATAGGTTTAGGTCTATTTTGTGAATCTGCAACCGACTTCAACTCTTCGCGATTGCAAGTATCACTGGCAGCGCTTTCTGCTGAGAGTTGACTGGGATAGGTAGTGGGAATCGAAAATATCGGAGCTGCAACATTCACTTCGCGCTTGCCTGACGTGCGTGAAATCACGGGATTATCGACAAAGACTTCTCCCGCTATTGCGCGTGGAAAGTAAGCGCGATCGCTTATACTTTTGCCCTTAACAAAGTCACGATCTGTAGTGTAAAAAGAGCCATCAAGATTTGCGATCGTAAACGAAAAACCTGGCAACCGCTTCTGCTCTAGTTGCAGATAAGATTTTGCGCTCGTCCATTTCATCGAACGGACTTCGGGGGTATTGGCGATTGTTTCTACTTCTGCCTTCCAAGTAGCAAGCCAATCATCAACTTTAACCACTGCTATATGCACTTGCAGTTGTGCATTTGACTCCAAGCTTTCGAGGATGAGGTTGCGAAGATACTTATAACTAGTAATTTTTATTGCTGCTACCGCTAAAATGCTGCTACCGAGGATCAAAAACGGAATGAAACGGCGGGGTTGCAATTGTTGCTGATATTTGCTCCGTGTCTTCCGCCATCTTTTTCGTACCCAAGTATTAGGACTCATTGCACTATCTTCTTGGAGTTCGTTGTATAGCTAATATCGTAATATCGTCGAATTGATCGGCAGAAGCAATATGAGTGATTAAGCTCACTTTGATGCGCTCTATCAAAGCTGCTACTGACTCTGCTGGCTCTTGTAATAGAGATAGTAATTTTTTTTCAGTGAAGAACTGCTTGCTTGGGCTGCGAGCATCAGTAACACCGTCTGTATAGCCCAAGAGGATGTCGCCCGGTTGGAGGTACACCTGCTGAATTTTAAACTCTTTATTGGACGGTATACCAACAGCAGGGCCAGTAGGCATGAGACGCTGCTTGACACCAGAGGCATCAAGAATAGCTAAAGGCTCATGTCCGCCATTCACGTAGGCTAGCAAACCAGTGACCGGATTTAACACGCCGAAAAAGAGTGTGGCAAACATATTCAAGTTGCTATGATTTTGGGCGACGTAGTTGTGAGTGAGTTCAACCGCTCTTAGGGCATGGATTTGGGTAATGTTGATTTCTTCTGTCCGGTCAATAGAAGCGTTCAAAGTGGTAAGTAATTCATTGTTGAGGATGGTCAACCCTTGCAAGGAGGTTTGACCGGAAAAGACGCGGATGAAACTGCGGAAAAGTGCCATAAACAGCGCTGCACCTACGCCTTTATCGCACACATCAGCAATAACTAGTCCTACACAGCCATCGGGAAGCATGAAAGTATCATAGAAATCTCCGGCAACTTGACGGGCAGGCTCAAATAAAGCAGCGGTCTCCCAGCCTAGCACCTGTATTATTTGGTCGGGCAAAAAATCTGTCTGAATTTGCCGTCCTTTTTCTAGCTCAGTGCGAGCCATTGCCTCTTTGATCTGGTTTTTATGACGGATGGCATTTTCAATCGCAGAAGCAGCCTGTGAAGCTAATGTAGTGAGGAGCTTAAAGTCTGCTGATGTATATTCAACAGGTGACTCACTACTGAGGTTAATTACACCAATAACCTCATCTCTAATCTTCAGAGGGGCGCAAATCAAGGAGCTTATTTTATTCTCACTCTCAACACACCTGGGATCAGACAAGACATCATTGACAATTTCTGCCCTTCCTGTATGAACTACGCTGCCAATTATACCTTGATTAGGTTCTATAGTTGTTTGTCGGTTGTAGCTTGTACCAAAGGTTACTATTATTTCAAGCTTTTTTATCTCATTATTTAGCAACATAACTGATGCACTCGTTGCTTTTATGAGTTTTAAAGCCTCTTCAATGACTAATTCTGCAACTTTCTGTATTTCTAAGTTGCCAGATAGATTTTCAGAAAGCTTATACAGCAAGCTGATTTCCCGATATTTATCTAGAAGTTCACCTGTTAGCGATTTTTTCTCAACTTCTTGGGTTGCTAAATCGCTTAGTAGAGATGCGATCAAAGAAGCTTTCTCGCCGCCAATGACCTCTCCAACCATCTCACTACCAAGCTCTACAAGATATTTACCCAAAGGATTATCTATTTTTTCGCCAAACAGTAATTTGCCATCTATATCTAAGATATTTATAGGGGTGTCTAGAGCATCTATAGAATTTTTAATGATAGAGATCACTTCTTTTTTAGAAACAAGTTTTTTTAAACTGATCTTAATCATATAAATATTGAGTTATTAATTGTCAATGACATTATGTATCTAGCTGAACTTCAGCATACTTATGTAAATATATACATTTTTTAATAGTTTTTATGGAAGTTTCAGCGATAATAATATTTAAAATTTACTTTATAAATCACCTATTAGCTATCAGTAATTAGCAAGTTTTATCTATTCACAAATCAGGCTTTTGACTAAAACTTTCAGTCCGCTCAAAAAGTAACTGATGGACACATTCAATTGCTAAATACTCTCCCACTTTGCTAAGAAGTCATCGTTAGATTCGAAGCTTTATGAATTAGTTCCTCCTGCACACTCAATTCCTGTAGGGGGTCGAATGTTGCACCAGTATCCTCAATGTAAATAGTTAGGGCTTGCTCATCAATATCTATTTGCAATTTTATGTGCCTCTAAGATCGCACTTTCTGATAACTATGAAGAATGATGTTGGTAGCAACTTCGTCTACTGCTAGCCGGAGATTATAGGCGGATTTTTTATCCAAGTTAGCTACTGTCGCTGCTTTTTTTTACATAGTTAGTGGTCTTTCACACCAACGGATTATACTTTTTTTGATCGATAAAGTTGTAATTAGCTTCAGGAGTTCATTAGCATTCAGATATTAGCTTGGGTAGTTAATATTAATTCAACAGGGTTACTAGCCTTATTAGCTGTTAAGTAACCATCTTATATTTAGTAACTTGCTTATGCCTCAGTATTTTTACTAGTAGTACCCCAGATGCAATGATGGAGATTAGGACTTCTAGCTGATGTTTTCCCCTTATGCCTTCTTAGTAATGCTATATTTCCTTTATTTGCAGCGAAAAGCTTGTGTGTTAAGGTTTCTCTACTCCCAACTTTTCAAAAAAATACTTCAAGGTGATTTATGAACAAAGGCGAATTAGTGGATACTGTAGCAGCTAAGACCAACATCACAAAAAAGCAAGCTGATGAAGTGATCAATGCTTTTTTGTCAGTCGTTACTGAGGCTGTAGCGAATGGGGATAAGGTAACGCTCATTGGGTTTGGGCATCAGTGAGAGGTTAGAGTGATTGCACTTTTGTCAAGAGGGTGCGGGAAAAGGCGATAAATCCAGCTTGGAGACTGGTTTTCGCAGGGCTTTAACTACTCCTAAATCTTGATTTTCTTTGGCAGCGAAGTACTTAATTGGGTCATCCGCCTTACCTTTATCATAGGCGACACTAAAATGATATAAACCACGAAAAATCATCTCTAAAGAAATGCGGTCAAATGGCAAAGATAATTCGTCTGCAACCGCATCTCCCAAGTCAACCAATACTGCATAAAAGAGCCAAGTTGCCCACACTTGTAACTTCACACCATTAATAGAACCAGTCCATAAATATGACAGTCCCAATAAACGCTTGACCACGTAAAAAGCTTCTTCAACTCTCCATCTTCGGCGATATAAATCTGCGACAACGTAAGGAGGTAAGATTTGTGGGTCGAGGACAGAAGTAATATAAGAATAGCTAGTTTTACCAACCTTAATTTCTATTAAACGTAAAGTAAGCACTGGTGCACCACGACGAACAGTTCCAAGTTGAATCAATCGGTCTTTAACTGAATGGTCATAGCTGAAAATTTTTAAGTACTTAATAGATGCTTTGGCTTTTAAACGAGTAATAAAATGAACTTCTTGGTTAATGAGTTGTTGTAAAAAGTGGAAATGATAAAAACCTCTATCAAGTAAGATCAGAGTTTTAGCAGGTAGTAGTTTCAGCAATGGAGCTTCAAAGTTAGTTTCTGATGCAGCAGGATTAGTGTGAAACCAAACTTCAATAGGTAAGCGATTGACTAAATCAATAACTGTACAAATCTTTCCTGCTAATTGACCTGTTTTCAAGTCTTCTAGGCTTTTTAGCTTTCGGAATAAGGCTTCTAATGTAGACCCGTCAGCTATCCAAATTCGTTCAAAATTAAGAAGTGCAAATTTAACACTATCAGGAAGTGGTCGCTTCAGCCGTCGTTGCCAATTAAGTTGTAACTGAGGTAGTAAATCTTTAAATACTCGCTCAAATAATTCAGATGGGAATACTAAAAATCTTTCAGAAAGAGATTGTTGAGCAATTATTCTAGAACGACACCACAATAAATCTTCTCTTGCTAAAAGCCTTGTTAATTCTTGAACTCCAGGAACTTGTCGCCACAATAAAGTTAATACTGCTGCTACCATGAAGGATAGGTTGATAATTCTATCTCGTAAACCTAACTGCTTATAGTATTTTTGTTGAGCAAAGATAGCTGGAGTTAGTAACTCTTCTAAATGCGACGCAATCGCTTCATTATCTATGGTAGGAGTATTATGCTTTTGCGCGTGGTCGGAGTTTCGTTTTGCAGCTTTGGGCATAGTAGTCAACAAGCACTTTTCATTACCGCATTTGATTACTGAATTTACAATAATAATGAAACTCACTTTTGAAAAATTTATTCTCTCGTTACAATACTTTTTTGCCTCACATTTTAGCCGTTAAAAACTTATAGATAATGATAATCAAATAGAGAGGAAGGAGGCGAGTGTCGCTCGCCTCCTTCCCCTCCCCCACGCACGATTATCATTTTCATTAAAGTTTTTTTGAGTATTTTAACTGATTGACAAAATTTACTTTATTCTAACCTCTCACCGATGGGGTTTGGGTCATTTGAGCGACGTGAGCGCTCCCAGCGTGAAGGGCGTAATCCCAAAACCAATGAGCCAATGACCATTCCAGCTACTAGAGTGCCTGCATTTTCTCCTGGGAAACAGTTTCGGGAAAAAGTAGCACCATAGATGAATTGCTTTACCACTAGCAATCTAATCACTGCAAAGACGTAGCACTCGCTGTTCTCAAGACAGATAGGGCAACGGTAGGGGTCAAACGTAAGTGTTGAATTGCAGATGTTATGGATAGCGATGGCTACGCCAACCCCTGCCTTCTTGATGCCTGTCCCCCTGGAAGCAACCGACGCGGAGCGTCTACTGTCTTGAGAAGGGCTGTAAGTGCGAACGCGCTTGTTGTGCTTCTACGATTCCAAGCGATCGCTCTAGGTGTACAATTTGGAACTGAAAAGAATTTTATCAGGCAATTCTCTTAAGAAAGTTCATGATGTAGCGGTTCGTAATGATCTAACGGATGAAGAAGTTGGGTCAGAAAAACCCATTATTTCACAAGTCACTTTTGGGAACTTCCTCCCGAAATTCTATAACCAATTGCATAGTTTCCACTACTAAATCACGTAAATCTCGATTGAGCGCTACAGCGCCTTGAGATCCAAACCAACGGTCAAAAATAGCGACATATCGCTGATTACCATTGACGAATCCTTGCATGAACTTGACTAGAGAATAGTTGACTGTATCCAAGAATTTCGAGTTATCTTCTGGTACCATACAAGCGATCCCTTCTTGTGAATAGGGGCGAGCAGGTACAATCACAAAAGCATCTGGATTTTTTTGCTGTTGTAGCCATCCCTCTAAAAGAATGCTATCGGATGAGAAAGCATCAATAGTACCCTGTTGCAAAGCTGTGTATCCCTCTGCCCTAGTTTTAAAATACACCAGCTTAGCTTGGGGCTGTACATGAGCGATCGCCTGCTCATTTGTGGTTCCCGCCAGCACACCAATTCGCTTACTAATAAGGGATTTAGGAGAACCTAGATTACTTCCTTTCTTAACTAATAATTGGGTTCCAGTCACACCGTAGCTGACAGAAAAGTCAACTTGTTTATCTCGCTTCCATGTAAAACTACTAGCATCACACACAATATCAACTTGTTGCTTAACTATTTTAGAAATCCGCTCAGAAGGGCTAAGACCAACTAATTGCACTTTAATTTTTTTTCCTAGGTCTTTTTCTAATTGCTCTTTAATCAGAGTCAGCATATCTATAGAATAACCATTTAACTTCCCTTGACTATCCACATAAGCAAAAGGTAGCGCATCTCTACTAGTACCAGCTGTTAATACCCCTGTTCTGGCTACTTTTTGCATCACAGTCTCAGCAGTTACCAGATTAGGCATGAGCGTTGTAAACATGAGACTTAAAATAGGAATAGCAATTTTTTTATACATCAGCTTTAATAGTAGCTCGCTTTTTCAAAAATCAAATCTTAATATATCAAGCTCAAGAAGTTATCACTATCTGGTATCTAATAAGGTTATTTAGCAACTATTCTTTACATTATTATCAGGTAAAGTACTTATTTATCAAGCAGGTGCCAAACTCGTTTTTTCCAAACTCGATCAAGTCCGCCATCGCTTCCGTCGTTTAATCAAGATTTGGGTTGATGGCGGATATCGGGGGCAAAATTTTCAGCATTGGGTTATTGATGCCTATCGATGGATTTTAAGTGTTGTTACCCGCCACGAAGAACAGAAGGGTTTTGTCGTATTACCTAAACGCTGGCTTGTTGAGAGGACTTTTGGTTGGTTTAACTGGTGTCGGCGATTAAGTAAGGATTATGAAATCTTACCAGAAACAACAGAAACTTTTGTTGACATTGCGATGATTCGTCTGATGCTCAAACAACTTGCGTGATTAAAATCACCCATTAAAAACTTTTCAGACATCCTCTAACATCTAGCAAGTTGTCTCAGCTATATTTACATAGATTTTTTATTTATCTAATCGCGTCTAACTAAGAGTTATCAATTCTCCTAGCCTGAGTATAGATTATGAACAGTGCCGCTAGATGGTCAATATTGGCGCTTGTTACCACATTATCAATGTGAGCTTTTGTACAAGAACCCACGCTTTTAAAACATCCTCTTAATTTTTAGTAAAAATCAATTACTATCTCATTAATTGTGACAACATCTGCTCCAAAATATCTTCCATAATTGACTCGTCTAAGGAGTACAGAGGTGGTGGGCCAGCGAGAAATTCTTTAATAGTGATTTTCTGTTCTCTAAAATCCTTAACAAAATCCCGAATCCCAGAAACGACGTTAATTTGAGATTCCATTGTTTCTACGATCGCAGCCATAGCGTCAATACCTTTTTTAGCAGCTTTCCGAGAATCAGTAACCATCGTTCCTTCTGGAGTATTTTTTGTCAAACGCAGTTCCTGTTTCAAGTTTTCGTATTGAGCCAGGAGAATTTGATTGTGCTGTTCTAGAGTTCGGCATCTACGAGTTAAATCATCCTCGCTATTATTGTCAATTACTTCCCCAGATTGGTGACTTCGTTCAATTTCAAGAAGTCTTGCTAAATCCCCCTCTTGGTAGGCTTTATTGATTGATTTCATAATTTCTGTGTGATACTTCTGTGTTTCACTGTCTCTGGCTTTATCAGGGTGAAAGATTTCAGCTAATTTCAAAAATGTTTGACGAATTTTTCTTTGGTCATCTGTTCTGGCTACAGAGGGAGATTCTACAGGCTGTTGCGATTGCCAATATTGATGCTGCTCTTCACTAGTAGAGCTTGAAAAATCTGATTGGGAATCTTCATTTTCAAATGATTCGTCTAACTCTGTATCTAACTGTTGGCTATTGGGTTTTACAGTGATGACTCCAGTTATCTGTAAGTTACGGTAAACTGCTTCTATATTCTTAAGGGTTTGCTTACCAAACTTTCTAGTAGTAAAAATTTCCTCAAACAGAGCATGGATTTCCTGGTCTAACTCAGCCATTTTTTGGAAATTGGGAGTAGCTCTATTGATAAATTCTGTGCCAAAACAACGCATCTGTTCGACAAAGTTCTTTAGTTCTGTGCGCTTTCTCTTGATCTGCTTAAGTAGCGATTGGTGTTCTTTTTCCAGAAACTCTAAGCGGATATGTAATTGAGACAGAGCCAGGGGGGTTGCTTTAATTGATTGCGATGAAACTGTAGTTTTTCGAGGCATGAAACACGTATGTAAATTTAAAGTTTAAAATATAACTTTCAAAGTACTTAAGACAATGCGAAAAAAGACACCTCAATGATCATACACCGCAGCCCAATACTAAGCTTTTTATAGTTTTTTTTTATCAAAGCATCTGAGTGTCCGCCATAAGTAAGTATACGAATCGGCGGCTTTCGAGTGATATCAGTCTTGGAAACACAAAAGAGTATTTTTTTTGGTGTAAATTAGCACAAAAAGTTTACTGAGGTTGATTTTCTTGAGACAGCTGTATCTGTAACTGCTGCACTTGCTCTAAAGTTAACCCTGTGACTCGCACAATAACTTCAGTTGCTATACCCTCGCGCAATAAGTTTACTGCAACTTTTTCCAAAGCTTCCTGTTGCCAACTGGTGACAATCTCCATAATTTCCTCCTGTTCCTCTAACCCCATTGTACTGATTGCCGCTTGAAAGACCTGTTTCTCGGTATCATCCAGCCGTAAATACGTATCAACAAATTCAGAAATCAATTGCATACGTGCTGGGTCTAACTTAAGCGTCGCTAGCAAACGTAACACGATAATTTTGAGGTTCGGCGCGTAGTGGTTCATCAAATGAAAAAATTACCATCGGGTAAATCGGTAAATCATATTTCTCTAAAAGACGTGCAAAATATTTAAACATCCGCTTGGGAAATTCTGACCGAGTATAAGACTGATTTTCAACGTGAATTAAAAAATACAGCAGATTGCGAGTAAGTCAATTTCTTTTCTCTCTCCAGAGGTAACATAAGTAAATACTTCCTGGGGTAAAAACTGAATGGAATCGCGGTCTATTTGGCTGGCTACTTGAGGTAGAAATAAATTGAGAAACTCAATAAAAAATGTAGATAATAATTCTTTAAAGAGGCGATTATGGTCAATCATACTTTTCTCTTTTATTTTATTTATAGCAATCTTAATAACATCGTCTCAATCCTGGCAAACAAAAATTGTGTAGAATTAGAATTAGTCGAACTTATCTATAGTTTCCCATGATTAAATTTTTATATTTTTCTAAATTAGTTAATATCGATATTTAAAAGTAACTTATATTTTTAATCAAGATAAATGTTTATATCTTTGTTTGAATATTTACTATAATCTACAGAATATCTAATTGAACTAGTAGCTAAATCTAATTTATTCAGAATTTGAATACCTTCAGACTCTAATTTATGCTTTTGATTGGGAGTATATTTTATTAAATAACCTTGAGAATCTAAAATTCTATGAATTGGGTAATCATCAGCAGATGTTTTTTTCAGATAAATAGGAATAGCTCTCAGGTAGCTGTTATCTACTCCGATAGCTTGAATTATCTGTTTGTAAGTTACTACTTTGCCTGCTGGTACTTTGACGATAAATTCAAGAAATCGTGCATAAGGACTTTCAGGCAAGGCAGGAAATTTATCAGTTTGAATCTGAACATGATTTCCAACATTAATTATACCTGAATTGATAACCACACCTAAAATGCCTCTTTTAGCTTGAAGACGCTTTAAGGAATCAACCAAATGGGCTATATGTTTGCATGGCTCACAATGGAAAGTCAAACGAATAGCAGCCCCACTATCAAAACTTATGAGAGAACCAGGAGCAAAATTCTCAGGTTTTATCCCAGTTATGACAATATTCTCTCGTAATCCTCCTGGTGGAATTGCCAAATCTACAATATTTTCATATCTTATAACTAAGACTTGTCTAGGGCTGCTAGGATTTGCATTAATATCTCCTTCAATACCATGACCTCTTTTTAAGTTGATTTCCTCAACTTCTTTCATTGCTGCTTTATGTTGCTGTTTAACAAAAAGATTTAAAACAGAACCCTTTTCAATAGGCATAAATAATTATTCAGTTTCAAAACTTATAAATTAATAACAATCACGGAAACGAGTGTGAAGCCATTGCAGCCTAGTTTCTAAACGCTCAAGACTCTCTGGATGTTGCTGTCCGATGATAAAATTCCACAGAGTAGTTTGAATAGTACGTGCTTCAATAAACAAGGTCAAATGCTTTGAAAATAATTTTATGTAGATCCTACAAAGTATTGCTGCCTTCAATCTCAATTTTTCGAGAAACCACTAGATTTAGAACTGCAAATTCCTCTGTAATTGGGCCTTCAATTAAAAACACCTCTAGCACATATAGTGCATTGGGACAAGGGTTAGTCGCTTTTTTGGGAGCAATTCGCCCCGTTCTGTTGGGCAATGTGTATGATCCTACCTTCTCTATCGATGCGAAAATTTGACCAAGAACCAGTAGAGATTTAATTATCAGTCGTTGGTGAAAAGCAAGTAAACAGACAACGCGATTCCTTATTTTGTCGGAGATGCAGCTTTCTTTGTAGCAAGGGCTTTCTCACCCCATCCATTCCACCCAATCAGGAGCAGATGCAATCAATTGACCAAACTTCTCCGATTC
This region of Nostoc sp. UHCC 0302 genomic DNA includes:
- a CDS encoding ATP-binding protein — its product is MSPNTWVRKRWRKTRSKYQQQLQPRRFIPFLILGSSILAVAAIKITSYKYLRNLILESLESNAQLQVHIAVVKVDDWLATWKAEVETIANTPEVRSMKWTSAKSYLQLEQKRLPGFSFTIANLDGSFYTTDRDFVKGKSISDRAYFPRAIAGEVFVDNPVISRTSGKREVNVAAPIFSIPTTYPSQLSAESAASDTCNREELKSVADSQNRPKPIGILVGSISIDQISKVLAKATEEEGSYAFVLDSQGSPIAYDYEYGEKSIHKTQKKPSSYLQGIGRETDKCKKIDIHNVEIEGQQVYVAYAHLKRAGWSIALVLPKSNLERKLNSLNHLVFVFAILLAVATLIAVQWLLSFERTRIRAEQEALFNRLSRRIRESLDLQTTLQTTVDEIASVLHLDQVIFGRYDQDDHSLEVVCEHRQPDQQTLLGVLSLEPLGDLAAYLEQGKIARCNDVVTAPDLSATVQAAYLQMGIISYVALPVLIPDDETPSYLTCIRSSPWSWQICEVELLQVIADQLAIAIKQSRLYAQTERQVQVVSTQAQQLAATSTQLQDALGRVNAIIKSLADALLVVDSEGKITQVNPALLHLFDLEDAKLVGQDCQAVLPRAFVDLLTQTKRNTEEVVTSEVELAHQRIGEAVAAAILKDSDPTVEEKNLLIGWVILIRDITFAKEVDRMKTDFISTVSHELRTPLTSVIGFAKLIKKKLEETVFPLVTTDNKKVQRSVQQVSDNINIIVEEGERLKNLINDVLDLAKMEAGKVDWQMNPLSVKELLERAIAATAALFEQKQLELIQEIEPGLPEVIGDRDRVIQVAINLISNAVKFTDEGYIICRARRTGQETTVSIIDTGMGIAKEDEPKVFEKFKQVGDTLTDKPKGTGLGLPICKEIVEHHGGRIWVESEFGRGSNFSFTLPNLIEPQPGSKTVDVETFL
- a CDS encoding GAF domain-containing SpoIIE family protein phosphatase, which translates into the protein MIKISLKKLVSKKEVISIIKNSIDALDTPINILDIDGKLLFGEKIDNPLGKYLVELGSEMVGEVIGGEKASLIASLLSDLATQEVEKKSLTGELLDKYREISLLYKLSENLSGNLEIQKVAELVIEEALKLIKATSASVMLLNNEIKKLEIIVTFGTSYNRQTTIEPNQGIIGSVVHTGRAEIVNDVLSDPRCVESENKISSLICAPLKIRDEVIGVINLSSESPVEYTSADFKLLTTLASQAASAIENAIRHKNQIKEAMARTELEKGRQIQTDFLPDQIIQVLGWETAALFEPARQVAGDFYDTFMLPDGCVGLVIADVCDKGVGAALFMALFRSFIRVFSGQTSLQGLTILNNELLTTLNASIDRTEEINITQIHALRAVELTHNYVAQNHSNLNMFATLFFGVLNPVTGLLAYVNGGHEPLAILDASGVKQRLMPTGPAVGIPSNKEFKIQQVYLQPGDILLGYTDGVTDARSPSKQFFTEKKLLSLLQEPAESVAALIERIKVSLITHIASADQFDDITILAIQRTPRR
- a CDS encoding amino acid ABC transporter substrate-binding protein — protein: MYKKIAIPILSLMFTTLMPNLVTAETVMQKVARTGVLTAGTSRDALPFAYVDSQGKLNGYSIDMLTLIKEQLEKDLGKKIKVQLVGLSPSERISKIVKQQVDIVCDASSFTWKRDKQVDFSVSYGVTGTQLLVKKGSNLGSPKSLISKRIGVLAGTTNEQAIAHVQPQAKLVYFKTRAEGYTALQQGTIDAFSSDSILLEGWLQQQKNPDAFVIVPARPYSQEGIACMVPEDNSKFLDTVNYSLVKFMQGFVNGNQRYVAIFDRWFGSQGAVALNRDLRDLVVETMQLVIEFREEVPKSDL
- a CDS encoding transposase, whose amino-acid sequence is MYQAGAKLVFSKLDQVRHRFRRLIKIWVDGGYRGQNFQHWVIDAYRWILSVVTRHEEQKGFVVLPKRWLVERTFGWFNWCRRLSKDYEILPETTETFVDIAMIRLMLKQLA
- a CDS encoding J domain-containing protein, with product MPRKTTVSSQSIKATPLALSQLHIRLEFLEKEHQSLLKQIKRKRTELKNFVEQMRCFGTEFINRATPNFQKMAELDQEIHALFEEIFTTRKFGKQTLKNIEAVYRNLQITGVITVKPNSQQLDTELDESFENEDSQSDFSSSTSEEQHQYWQSQQPVESPSVARTDDQRKIRQTFLKLAEIFHPDKARDSETQKYHTEIMKSINKAYQEGDLARLLEIERSHQSGEVIDNNSEDDLTRRCRTLEQHNQILLAQYENLKQELRLTKNTPEGTMVTDSRKAAKKGIDAMAAIVETMESQINVVSGIRDFVKDFREQKITIKEFLAGPPPLYSLDESIMEDILEQMLSQLMR
- a CDS encoding MGMT family protein — encoded protein: MPIEKGSVLNLFVKQQHKAAMKEVEEINLKRGHGIEGDINANPSSPRQVLVIRYENIVDLAIPPGGLRENIVITGIKPENFAPGSLISFDSGAAIRLTFHCEPCKHIAHLVDSLKRLQAKRGILGVVINSGIINVGNHVQIQTDKFPALPESPYARFLEFIVKVPAGKVVTYKQIIQAIGVDNSYLRAIPIYLKKTSADDYPIHRILDSQGYLIKYTPNQKHKLESEGIQILNKLDLATSSIRYSVDYSKYSNKDINIYLD